One Phycisphaerae bacterium RAS2 DNA window includes the following coding sequences:
- the pdg gene encoding Ultraviolet N-glycosylase/AP lyase — translation MKSHKNKESPKARLKRAAEITRRLNKLYPQADCALEHDSALKLLIATILSAQCTDERVNMVTPVLFARYPTARDLAAANQAEVEAIIRSTGFFRNKAKNLIGAARVICERFGGEVPATMEELLLLPGVARKTANVVLGTWFKQNEGVVVDTHIGRLAHRLGLSWRSRDDKDAVKIEQDLMEVLPREKWTFVGHALIWHGRKVCPARKPACDQCTLADVCPSAHSFGSSQPSRTDPPRRIKAASRRGAKPKPKPARTSGRASGKRARR, via the coding sequence ATGAAATCGCACAAGAACAAGGAATCGCCGAAGGCACGATTGAAGCGAGCCGCGGAGATTACGCGCCGTTTGAACAAGTTGTACCCCCAGGCGGACTGCGCGCTTGAGCACGATAGCGCGCTGAAGCTCCTGATCGCGACGATTCTCTCCGCGCAGTGCACCGACGAGCGCGTCAACATGGTCACGCCTGTGCTGTTCGCGCGCTATCCGACCGCTCGAGACCTTGCCGCCGCGAATCAGGCCGAAGTCGAGGCGATCATTCGTTCGACCGGGTTCTTCCGCAACAAGGCGAAGAACCTCATCGGGGCGGCTCGCGTGATCTGTGAGCGATTCGGAGGGGAAGTCCCGGCGACGATGGAGGAACTGCTCCTGCTGCCGGGCGTCGCGAGAAAAACGGCGAATGTTGTTCTCGGCACCTGGTTCAAGCAGAACGAGGGCGTCGTCGTCGATACGCACATCGGCCGCCTGGCCCACCGGCTGGGCCTCTCGTGGCGTTCGCGCGATGACAAGGACGCCGTCAAGATCGAGCAGGACTTGATGGAGGTTCTGCCGCGTGAGAAATGGACATTTGTCGGCCATGCCCTGATCTGGCACGGTCGCAAGGTGTGCCCCGCGCGCAAGCCGGCCTGCGACCAATGCACCCTTGCGGATGTCTGCCCGTCGGCGCATTCGTTCGGCAGCAGCCAGCCCTCGCGCACCGATCCCCCGCGCCGAATAAAGGCTGCATCCAGGCGCGGCGCCAAGCCTAAGCCGAAGCCGGCGCGTACCAGTGGTAGAGCATCAGGTAAACGAGCACGCCGGTAA
- a CDS encoding hypothetical protein (SCO1 protein homolog precursor): protein MSTETTTPPATHSVHDSPPTRRFWLLMAVSLLGVGAVAYLQFTRVDRARRGMGLSLGEPSRLPVMSELPDFTLTERSGQSLALKDLRGKVWVADFVFTYCGGPCPIMTHRMRQLQDILLRDRMEKVVCVSISVDPKRDTPAVLRDYAAKYSASPTRWQFLTGDEKAIRSLALDGFKLAVEDGTPAEGPLHSSRFVLVDRAGRIRGYYRALSAEEEEVLLHVDPDAGMPKDELNRLLADIQSLIREGGR, encoded by the coding sequence ATGAGCACTGAAACGACGACACCCCCTGCGACACATTCCGTGCACGATTCGCCTCCGACGCGTCGGTTCTGGCTGCTGATGGCGGTTTCGTTGCTGGGTGTCGGCGCCGTGGCGTATCTCCAGTTCACGCGCGTGGATCGTGCCCGACGCGGCATGGGTCTGTCGCTGGGCGAACCGTCGCGCCTGCCGGTCATGTCGGAGTTGCCCGATTTCACCTTGACCGAGCGCAGCGGCCAATCCCTCGCGTTGAAAGACCTCCGCGGCAAGGTCTGGGTCGCCGACTTTGTCTTCACCTATTGCGGCGGGCCGTGCCCCATCATGACCCATCGGATGCGCCAGTTGCAGGACATCCTCCTGCGCGATCGCATGGAGAAGGTGGTATGCGTTTCGATTAGCGTCGATCCAAAGCGAGACACGCCGGCCGTTCTGCGAGATTACGCCGCCAAATACAGCGCCTCGCCGACTCGGTGGCAGTTCCTCACGGGTGACGAAAAGGCCATCCGCAGCCTCGCGCTGGACGGCTTCAAGCTGGCCGTCGAAGATGGCACGCCGGCCGAAGGACCCTTGCACTCGTCGCGATTCGTGCTGGTCGACCGCGCCGGTCGCATCCGGGGCTACTACCGGGCGCTGTCGGCCGAAGAGGAGGAAGTCCTCCTGCACGTTGATCCGGATGCGGGGATGCCGAAGGACGAACTAAATCGCCTGTTGGCCGACATCCAATCGCTGATTCGCGAGGGGGGCCGGTGA
- a CDS encoding ABC-2 type transporter, whose amino-acid sequence MGKSATTREGAFGLAWTALWRREVVRFLRQRSRVIGALGTPLVFWIILGAGLGRSLSVPGVDSMTYLEFSFPAALLTILMFTAIFSTFSIIEDRHAGFMQGVIVSPSPRHAIALGKVCGGVTLAVGQAALFLALAPTAGIALDLPRIAATLAALTLTAFALTSFGAWLAWRMESTQGFHAVMNLLLMPMLVLSGGFFPAGGSATWLRAAMAANPLSYCVALLRASLYFGSDTPHTAPPGGVGLSIGICVGFAAIIFLLFTRAVSRDAAAAVN is encoded by the coding sequence ATGGGTAAGTCGGCAACGACGCGCGAAGGGGCGTTCGGCCTCGCATGGACCGCGCTGTGGCGCCGCGAAGTGGTTCGCTTTCTTCGCCAGCGCAGCCGCGTGATCGGCGCGCTGGGCACGCCGCTGGTCTTCTGGATCATTCTTGGCGCAGGGCTGGGTCGAAGCCTTTCCGTCCCGGGCGTCGATTCGATGACGTATCTGGAGTTTTCGTTTCCGGCGGCCTTGCTGACAATCCTTATGTTCACGGCGATTTTCTCAACGTTTTCCATCATCGAGGATCGCCATGCGGGGTTCATGCAGGGGGTGATCGTGTCGCCCTCGCCCCGGCACGCCATAGCGCTGGGCAAGGTTTGTGGCGGTGTCACGCTGGCAGTGGGGCAGGCCGCTCTGTTTCTCGCGCTGGCGCCCACAGCTGGAATCGCGCTCGACCTGCCGCGCATCGCTGCGACGCTTGCGGCGCTGACGCTTACGGCCTTCGCGCTGACCAGTTTCGGGGCGTGGCTGGCCTGGCGCATGGAATCCACGCAAGGCTTTCACGCCGTCATGAATCTGCTGCTGATGCCGATGCTTGTCCTGTCGGGCGGATTCTTTCCCGCGGGCGGGTCCGCGACCTGGCTGCGCGCCGCGATGGCGGCGAACCCATTGAGCTATTGCGTCGCGTTGCTTCGTGCGAGCCTCTATTTCGGCAGCGACACGCCGCACACCGCGCCGCCGGGAGGAGTCGGCTTGTCCATAGGGATATGCGTCGGGTTTGCCGCTATCATATTTCTCCTGTTCACGCGCGCCGTGTCCCGCGATGCGGCGGCAGCCGTGAATTGA
- the drrA_1 gene encoding Daunorubicin/doxorubicin resistance ATP-binding protein DrrA, whose protein sequence is MTPAVQLEDLSFRYGEREALAGASLTVQPGECFGLLGPNGSGKSTLFRILSTLLPPRGGRALVCGHDVSTEQALVRRRIGVVFQSPSLDLHLTGRENLRCAGNLYGMSGSALAARIDECLEWVGVRDRADERVKSLSGGLRRRVEIAKCLLHAPAVLLLDEPSTGLDPSARRELWPYLGRVCEQGTTVLLTTHHLDEADRCGRLVILDRGRVVALGTPLELKQRVGRACITIETDDATHTASRLRDQLKIESALVGPRLRIEIADGMPALDAIARVCGTSARSITLGPATLEDVFIHETGRLFNDDGALQERSDG, encoded by the coding sequence GTGACTCCGGCTGTCCAGCTTGAAGACCTCTCCTTTCGATACGGCGAGCGCGAGGCGCTGGCCGGCGCTTCGCTGACCGTTCAACCCGGCGAGTGCTTCGGTCTGCTTGGCCCGAACGGCAGCGGCAAGAGCACCCTCTTTCGCATTCTTTCGACGCTGCTTCCGCCTCGTGGCGGCCGGGCGCTGGTTTGCGGCCACGATGTTTCAACCGAGCAAGCCCTTGTTCGCAGGCGAATCGGCGTGGTATTTCAGTCGCCCAGTCTCGATTTGCATCTGACGGGTCGTGAGAACCTCCGTTGCGCGGGCAACCTATACGGGATGAGTGGATCGGCGCTGGCGGCGCGCATCGACGAGTGCCTGGAATGGGTCGGCGTTCGCGATCGGGCCGACGAACGGGTGAAATCGCTCTCGGGCGGACTTCGCCGACGGGTGGAAATCGCAAAATGCCTGCTGCATGCACCGGCCGTCTTATTGCTCGACGAACCGAGTACGGGCTTGGATCCATCAGCCCGGCGTGAGCTGTGGCCCTACCTCGGTCGCGTGTGCGAACAGGGCACCACTGTTCTGCTGACCACGCATCATCTCGACGAAGCGGACCGATGCGGCCGTCTTGTGATCCTCGACCGCGGGCGGGTCGTTGCGTTGGGGACGCCACTCGAGTTAAAGCAGCGCGTCGGCCGCGCATGCATCACCATCGAAACCGACGACGCGACGCACACGGCGAGCCGGCTGCGTGACCAGCTCAAGATTGAGTCAGCGCTGGTGGGGCCGCGCCTGCGGATCGAGATCGCCGACGGGATGCCTGCGCTCGACGCAATCGCGCGAGTCTGCGGCACCAGCGCGCGGTCGATCACGCTTGGCCCGGCGACCCTGGAGGATGTGTTCATTCACGAAACCGGACGATTGTTCAACGACGACGGCGCGTTGCAGGAGCGGTCCGATGGGTAA
- the ctaB gene encoding Protoheme IX farnesyltransferase, giving the protein MKKLLKHPEHAGGGPAAAVPVEASLGALVRRRVADFCELAKLRISVLVLLVTAIGYCVAAPGPVNVAKLIHTLLGTGLVAIAANTLNQVWERRYDAMMHRTRNRPIPSGRLSPWEGLVFGVSCCVTGTAYLGLLASPLAAALAAATFVLYVFVYTPLKRRTVHNTLIGAVPGALPPVIGYAAATGRVDAVALMLFGIVFVWQLPHFFAIAWMYREDYARGGFRMLSVVDPTGRATRRQTLAYTAMLIAVSLAPAVGGFAGPAFAIGAAAFGAALFAVAWQMADQLSAVTARRMLLATVVYLPAVMLLLLMYRST; this is encoded by the coding sequence ATGAAGAAGCTATTGAAGCATCCCGAGCACGCCGGCGGTGGGCCGGCCGCTGCGGTCCCGGTGGAAGCATCGCTCGGCGCGCTGGTTCGGCGGCGCGTGGCGGACTTCTGCGAACTGGCGAAGCTGCGAATCAGCGTCCTGGTCCTGCTTGTGACGGCGATCGGCTATTGCGTGGCCGCGCCCGGGCCGGTCAACGTGGCGAAGCTCATTCATACTCTGCTCGGCACCGGGCTGGTTGCCATCGCCGCGAACACACTCAACCAAGTCTGGGAACGGCGCTACGACGCAATGATGCATCGCACGCGCAATCGGCCGATTCCCAGCGGCCGCCTTTCGCCATGGGAGGGATTGGTCTTCGGCGTTTCGTGCTGCGTAACGGGCACGGCGTACCTCGGATTGCTTGCTTCGCCGCTCGCCGCCGCACTGGCGGCCGCTACATTTGTCTTGTACGTTTTTGTCTACACACCGCTCAAGCGCCGCACCGTGCATAACACCCTGATCGGAGCGGTGCCGGGCGCCTTGCCGCCGGTCATTGGCTACGCCGCGGCGACCGGACGCGTCGATGCCGTCGCGCTCATGCTCTTTGGGATTGTGTTTGTGTGGCAATTGCCGCACTTCTTCGCCATCGCCTGGATGTACCGCGAAGACTATGCCCGTGGGGGCTTTCGAATGTTGTCCGTGGTTGATCCGACCGGCCGAGCGACTCGCCGACAGACGCTTGCCTACACGGCGATGCTGATCGCCGTCAGCCTCGCGCCCGCGGTTGGTGGGTTTGCCGGTCCCGCGTTCGCCATCGGCGCGGCCGCGTTCGGCGCTGCGCTCTTCGCCGTGGCCTGGCAGATGGCCGATCAGTTGTCCGCCGTCACGGCCCGGCGAATGCTGCTGGCGACGGTCGTTTATCTCCCCGCAGTGATGCTGCTGCTTCTGATGTACCGATCGACGTGA
- the ctaA gene encoding Heme A synthase, whose translation MTIAPAVASSPPVAMFRRGLHRYCVLLALCVLGLIAAGGMVTSTGSGLSVPDWPTSYGHNMFTFPPSKWTGGIFYEHTHRLIASTVGLLTIGLAVWMHRSETRRWVRRLSYFALALVIVQGLLGGLTVKFLLPTPISVFHGCLAQAFLCVITALAVFTSRRWIEGDVSRAATGRLARVNTSPSWPLPRLAVVCVAVVFFQLVIGAIMRHTQSGLAVPDFPLAYGRALPSLDDASIAAYNESRVWDYQLPAVSKSQIVWHLSHRVGAVLVSLALASAAVLAIRRHRAVGAIARPALALPILLVIQISLGAMTIWSGRHPLLATAHVAVGAATLATTFVMTLWSRRLLQVVPRCVAPSDADLIAPVAVAGGRS comes from the coding sequence ATGACGATCGCTCCGGCTGTTGCATCCTCTCCGCCCGTCGCGATGTTTCGCCGCGGTCTGCATCGCTATTGCGTTCTGCTTGCGCTGTGCGTCCTCGGGTTGATTGCCGCGGGCGGCATGGTCACCAGCACCGGCAGTGGGCTTTCCGTGCCCGACTGGCCGACGAGTTACGGCCACAACATGTTTACGTTCCCGCCGTCGAAGTGGACGGGCGGCATCTTCTATGAACACACGCATCGCCTGATCGCCTCGACAGTGGGACTGCTCACGATCGGTCTGGCCGTGTGGATGCATCGGAGCGAAACGCGTCGCTGGGTGCGCAGGCTTTCGTATTTCGCGCTGGCGCTGGTCATTGTGCAGGGCCTCCTCGGCGGGCTGACGGTGAAGTTCCTGCTGCCGACGCCGATCTCGGTGTTTCACGGCTGTCTCGCGCAGGCGTTCTTGTGTGTCATCACAGCCCTGGCGGTGTTCACCTCGCGCCGGTGGATCGAAGGCGATGTCAGCAGGGCGGCGACCGGGCGGCTGGCACGCGTGAATACGTCGCCCTCGTGGCCGCTGCCGAGGCTGGCCGTTGTATGCGTCGCGGTCGTGTTTTTCCAGCTTGTGATTGGCGCGATCATGCGGCACACGCAGAGCGGATTGGCCGTGCCGGATTTTCCGCTGGCTTACGGGCGCGCATTGCCTTCGCTGGATGACGCCAGCATCGCCGCGTACAACGAATCGCGCGTTTGGGATTATCAGTTGCCGGCCGTTTCGAAATCGCAGATTGTCTGGCATTTGTCGCATCGCGTTGGCGCGGTGCTCGTTTCGCTGGCCCTGGCTTCGGCCGCCGTGTTGGCAATCCGCCGGCACCGTGCTGTCGGCGCGATCGCCCGACCTGCCTTGGCGCTGCCCATCCTGTTGGTGATTCAGATTTCGCTTGGTGCAATGACGATCTGGTCGGGCCGGCACCCGCTGCTGGCGACCGCGCACGTGGCAGTCGGCGCGGCGACCCTGGCGACAACGTTTGTGATGACGCTGTGGAGCCGGCGATTGCTGCAAGTGGTGCCGCGTTGCGTTGCGCCGTCCGATGCAGACTTGATCGCGCCGGTCGCGGTGGCGGGGGGGCGTTCATGA
- the cyoC gene encoding Cytochrome bo(3) ubiquinol oxidase subunit 3, translated as MSAVAIPHDMDAHPVTGMYNGKFGLWLFLASEVMLFGALFSSYVLLRVGAPEGTWPVRGDEILNVWLACVNTVVLITSSVTMVLSWAQLKMNNLSKGLMYLTITFLLAGTFLVIKYFEYKDKFHHHMIVTVEPVEVHGEGITRVAGHITEETEEHVKISPDAKKGEHGAAAAHAEAITIPRSNIVRVTNFGPRHSNFLGIYFTLTGLHGLHIVGGMVVILYFIVRGKSQWQWNSEKFINRIECTGLYWHFVDLVWIFLFPVLYLL; from the coding sequence TTGTCCGCAGTCGCGATTCCTCATGACATGGATGCCCATCCCGTAACCGGGATGTACAACGGCAAGTTCGGCCTGTGGCTGTTCCTCGCCAGCGAAGTGATGCTGTTCGGGGCGCTCTTCAGCAGCTACGTCCTGCTGCGCGTCGGCGCGCCCGAGGGGACATGGCCGGTCCGGGGCGATGAAATCCTCAACGTCTGGCTGGCGTGCGTGAACACGGTCGTGCTGATTACGTCGTCGGTGACGATGGTGCTCTCGTGGGCGCAGCTGAAAATGAACAACCTGTCGAAAGGGTTGATGTATCTCACGATCACGTTCCTGCTCGCGGGGACCTTCCTGGTCATCAAGTATTTTGAGTACAAGGACAAATTCCACCATCACATGATCGTGACGGTGGAGCCGGTGGAGGTTCACGGCGAGGGGATCACGCGCGTCGCCGGCCACATCACCGAAGAGACCGAAGAACACGTAAAGATTTCGCCCGACGCCAAGAAGGGCGAACACGGCGCAGCGGCGGCCCACGCCGAGGCGATCACCATCCCGCGGTCGAACATCGTGCGCGTGACCAACTTCGGCCCGCGGCACAGCAATTTCCTCGGCATTTACTTCACCCTGACCGGCCTGCACGGGCTGCACATCGTCGGCGGCATGGTGGTGATTCTCTATTTCATTGTCCGTGGCAAGAGCCAGTGGCAATGGAACTCCGAGAAGTTCATCAATCGCATCGAATGCACCGGCCTGTACTGGCACTTTGTTGACCTGGTCTGGATCTTTCTGTTCCCGGTTCTGTACCTGCTCTAG
- the coxN gene encoding Alternative cytochrome c oxidase subunit 1 has product MAANAHASAAGHSHGGHHHDHHEHDLPFWRKYIFSIDHKVIGVQYTVTALVFLFFGFSLMMAMRWQLAYPGQPIPIIGKFLSTAIADNGVLSGDGYNAFGAMHGTIMVFLAIVPLGVGGFGNYVLPLQIGAPDMAFPRLNMASYWVYLPGGIIMLASFFMKGGAAANGWTSYAPLSVIAINGQTVWLLGMVFLITSSLLGSVNFIVTTVQLRAKGLSFMRLPFFVWAQLVTSFLLLLAFPPLEAAAVMQLMDRVAGTSFFMPEGLVVSGVVQNQIAGGGSPLLWQHLFWFLAHPEVYVLILPALGIVSEVIANNTRKPLWGYRSLVYSALFLGFMSFIVWAHHMFMTGMGTTLSTFFQATTMIISVPSVVILTCLILSLYGAAIRFTVPMLFALAFLPMFAIGGLTGLPLGLTASDIHLHDTYYVIGHFHYVVAPGTIFAMFAGIYYWFPKVTGRRMNEFLGKLHFWPSFLFMNVVFMPMFFQGMAGLLRRQYDQTEQLHGSLAHGLTTMSSWGAWMLGLAQLPFIINFFWSIVAGKKVGANPWEATTLEWAAPSPPPHGNFEAVPVVHCGPYEYSVPGKKTDYCPQHVALEA; this is encoded by the coding sequence ATGGCAGCCAACGCTCACGCTTCCGCCGCAGGTCATTCGCACGGCGGCCACCATCACGATCACCACGAACACGATCTGCCCTTCTGGCGGAAGTACATTTTCTCCATTGACCACAAGGTCATCGGCGTTCAGTACACCGTCACCGCGCTCGTGTTCCTGTTCTTCGGCTTCAGCCTGATGATGGCGATGCGCTGGCAGCTCGCCTACCCCGGCCAGCCCATCCCGATCATCGGCAAGTTTCTTAGCACGGCCATCGCAGACAACGGTGTGCTCTCCGGCGACGGCTACAACGCCTTCGGTGCGATGCACGGCACGATCATGGTGTTCCTCGCCATCGTGCCGCTGGGCGTCGGCGGATTCGGGAACTATGTGCTGCCGCTGCAAATCGGCGCGCCCGACATGGCCTTCCCGCGCTTGAACATGGCCAGCTACTGGGTCTATCTGCCCGGCGGCATCATCATGCTCGCCAGCTTCTTCATGAAGGGAGGCGCGGCCGCGAACGGCTGGACGTCCTACGCGCCCCTCTCGGTCATCGCGATCAACGGGCAGACCGTCTGGCTGCTCGGCATGGTGTTTCTCATCACGTCGTCGCTGCTCGGCTCGGTGAACTTCATCGTGACGACGGTTCAGTTGCGGGCGAAGGGCTTGAGTTTCATGCGCCTGCCGTTCTTTGTCTGGGCGCAGCTGGTCACGTCGTTCCTGCTGTTGCTGGCCTTCCCGCCGCTGGAAGCCGCCGCGGTGATGCAGCTCATGGACCGCGTCGCGGGTACGAGCTTCTTCATGCCGGAGGGCCTGGTCGTTTCCGGCGTCGTGCAGAACCAGATCGCCGGAGGCGGCAGCCCGCTGCTCTGGCAGCATCTGTTCTGGTTCCTCGCGCACCCGGAGGTCTATGTGCTGATCCTCCCCGCGCTGGGCATTGTGTCCGAGGTTATTGCGAACAACACGCGGAAGCCGCTCTGGGGCTATCGCTCACTGGTCTACTCGGCGCTGTTTCTCGGCTTCATGTCGTTCATCGTCTGGGCGCACCACATGTTCATGACGGGCATGGGCACGACGCTTAGCACGTTCTTTCAGGCGACGACGATGATCATCTCCGTGCCGTCAGTCGTCATTCTGACTTGTCTGATCTTGAGCCTGTACGGCGCAGCCATTCGCTTCACCGTGCCGATGCTCTTTGCGCTGGCTTTCCTGCCGATGTTCGCCATCGGCGGATTGACGGGCCTGCCGCTGGGCCTGACCGCGTCGGACATCCACCTGCACGATACGTACTACGTGATCGGGCACTTTCACTACGTCGTCGCGCCGGGAACGATTTTCGCCATGTTCGCCGGTATCTATTACTGGTTCCCGAAAGTAACGGGGCGGCGGATGAACGAGTTCCTCGGCAAGCTGCACTTCTGGCCCAGCTTCCTGTTCATGAACGTGGTCTTCATGCCCATGTTCTTCCAGGGCATGGCCGGCCTGCTTCGCCGCCAGTACGACCAGACGGAGCAGTTGCACGGCTCGCTGGCGCACGGCCTGACGACGATGTCGTCGTGGGGCGCGTGGATGCTGGGTCTGGCGCAGCTGCCGTTCATCATCAACTTCTTCTGGAGCATCGTCGCCGGGAAGAAGGTTGGGGCGAATCCGTGGGAGGCGACCACGCTCGAGTGGGCCGCGCCATCTCCGCCGCCGCACGGCAACTTCGAGGCGGTGCCGGTCGTTCACTGCGGTCCATATGAGTACAGCGTTCCCGGAAAGAAAACCGACTACTGTCCACAACACGTGGCGCTGGAGGCCTGA
- the coxM gene encoding Alternative cytochrome c oxidase subunit 2, producing MFGLLAQVNYGNWLPPQLARHGGDVDRLIDTVHVFMFLIFVPWALFFAYCLLKYRSRGGHSATYTPIKAKLSKYAEVAVAAFEVVLLVGFSYPVWADYKNAPPAPDKRIEVRVIAEQFQWDFHYPGPDGKFGQTKASLISASNPIGLDDADAAAADDIVRVNEFYIPTGRDIYLRLTSKDVIHSFDIPTMRMKQDVIPGMEIPIWFKVNDGVTSDKLREQMTRRVPIAGANWYKLRHLVASEDHKSKSGEVVLAKGADLGLTHQTGTENIDKLSKAGVTELALQPREPLEVVCAQLCGNSHFKMKAVIKAQTPEEFDAWVAEASKKVEFSPDF from the coding sequence ATGTTCGGATTGCTTGCGCAGGTGAATTACGGCAACTGGCTGCCCCCGCAGCTGGCCAGGCACGGCGGCGATGTCGATCGCCTGATCGACACGGTGCACGTGTTCATGTTCCTGATCTTCGTGCCGTGGGCGCTGTTCTTTGCCTACTGCCTTCTGAAGTACCGCTCACGCGGCGGGCACTCCGCGACCTACACACCGATCAAGGCCAAATTATCGAAGTACGCCGAGGTCGCCGTGGCGGCGTTTGAAGTCGTGCTGCTTGTCGGCTTTTCGTACCCCGTCTGGGCGGATTACAAAAACGCACCGCCCGCCCCCGACAAGCGAATCGAAGTTCGCGTCATCGCCGAGCAGTTCCAGTGGGATTTCCACTACCCCGGTCCCGACGGGAAATTCGGCCAGACCAAGGCGTCGCTCATCTCGGCCAGCAATCCGATCGGCCTGGACGATGCAGACGCGGCCGCCGCGGACGACATCGTTCGCGTGAACGAGTTTTACATTCCGACGGGGCGCGACATCTATCTTCGCCTCACGTCGAAGGACGTGATTCACAGCTTCGACATCCCGACGATGCGCATGAAGCAGGACGTGATCCCCGGCATGGAGATTCCGATCTGGTTCAAGGTGAACGACGGCGTCACGTCCGACAAGCTTCGCGAGCAGATGACGCGCCGCGTGCCCATCGCCGGCGCCAACTGGTACAAGCTGCGGCACCTCGTCGCTTCCGAGGATCACAAGAGCAAGTCCGGGGAAGTGGTTCTCGCCAAGGGCGCCGACCTGGGCCTGACGCATCAGACCGGCACCGAGAACATCGACAAACTTTCAAAGGCCGGCGTCACGGAGTTGGCGCTTCAGCCGCGTGAACCGCTCGAAGTGGTCTGTGCGCAGCTTTGCGGCAACAGTCACTTCAAGATGAAGGCCGTGATCAAGGCGCAAACCCCCGAGGAGTTCGACGCCTGGGTCGCCGAGGCGTCCAAGAAGGTCGAATTCTCGCCCGATTTCTAA